The Pseudomonas orientalis genome contains a region encoding:
- a CDS encoding phosphoglycolate phosphatase, whose protein sequence is MSGFEQLFPGKLPRLVMFDLDGTLIDSVPDLAAAVDQMLLKLGRKPAGIEAVREWVGNGAPMLVRRALAGNIDAAGVDEVEAEHALELFNAAYESSHELTVVYPGVRDTLKWLSKQGVEMALITNKPERFVAPLLDQMKIGRYFRWIIGGDTLPQKKPDPAALFFVMKMANIPASQSLFVGDSRSDVLAAKAAGVQCVALSYGYNHGRPIAEESPALVIDDLRLLIPGCLGAGAEITLPDIDPSFSGNPIVVVTRKLWMKVIKALARWRWRA, encoded by the coding sequence ATGAGCGGCTTTGAGCAGCTGTTCCCCGGCAAATTGCCACGGCTGGTGATGTTCGATCTGGACGGTACCTTGATCGACTCGGTGCCCGACCTGGCGGCGGCGGTGGACCAGATGCTGCTCAAACTGGGGCGCAAGCCTGCGGGGATCGAGGCGGTGCGCGAATGGGTCGGCAACGGCGCGCCGATGCTGGTGCGTCGGGCGCTGGCGGGCAATATCGACGCCGCCGGTGTGGATGAGGTGGAAGCCGAACATGCCCTGGAGCTGTTCAATGCCGCCTATGAAAGCAGCCACGAACTGACGGTGGTGTACCCCGGCGTGCGTGACACCCTCAAATGGTTGAGCAAGCAAGGCGTGGAAATGGCCTTGATCACCAACAAGCCGGAGCGCTTCGTCGCACCGCTGTTGGACCAGATGAAGATCGGCCGGTATTTTCGCTGGATCATCGGCGGCGATACCCTGCCGCAGAAAAAGCCCGACCCGGCGGCGCTGTTTTTCGTGATGAAAATGGCCAATATTCCGGCGTCCCAATCGTTGTTCGTGGGCGATTCGCGCAGCGATGTATTGGCGGCAAAAGCCGCAGGGGTGCAGTGTGTGGCCTTGAGTTACGGCTACAACCATGGCCGGCCGATTGCCGAAGAATCGCCGGCGCTGGTGATTGATGACCTGCGCCTGTTAATCCCCGGTTGCCTGGGCGCGGGCGCTGAGATAACGTTGCCCGATATTGATCCGTCCTTTTCAGGAAATCCCATCGTGGTGGTCACTCGCAAACTCTGGATGAAAGTCATCAAGGCCCTGGCCCGCTGGCGTTGGCGCGCCTGA
- the rpe gene encoding ribulose-phosphate 3-epimerase: MQPFVIAPSILSADFARLGEEVDKVLAAGADFVHFDVMDNHYVPNLTIGPMVCAALRKYGITAPIDAHLMVSPVDRIVGDFIDAGATYISFHPEATLHVDRTLQLIREGGCKAGLVFNPATPLSVLEYVMDKVDMVLLMSVNPGFGGQKFIPGTLNKLREARALIDASGRDIRLEIDGGVNVNNIREIAAAGADTFVAGSAIFNAPDYQEVIAKMHAELALARP; encoded by the coding sequence ATGCAGCCCTTCGTCATTGCTCCATCGATTCTCTCCGCCGACTTCGCCCGCCTGGGCGAAGAAGTGGACAAGGTGTTGGCCGCCGGCGCCGACTTCGTGCACTTCGACGTCATGGACAACCACTACGTGCCCAACCTGACCATCGGCCCGATGGTCTGCGCGGCGCTGCGCAAGTACGGGATTACCGCGCCGATCGACGCACACCTGATGGTCAGCCCGGTGGACCGCATTGTCGGCGACTTCATCGACGCCGGTGCGACTTACATCTCGTTCCACCCGGAAGCCACGCTGCACGTCGACCGTACGCTGCAGTTGATCCGCGAAGGCGGCTGCAAGGCAGGCCTGGTGTTCAACCCGGCCACACCCTTGAGCGTGCTGGAGTACGTGATGGACAAGGTCGACATGGTCCTGCTGATGAGCGTCAACCCGGGTTTTGGCGGGCAGAAGTTCATCCCCGGCACCCTGAACAAACTGCGCGAAGCGCGGGCGCTGATCGACGCATCGGGCCGCGATATCCGCCTGGAAATCGACGGTGGGGTCAACGTCAACAATATTCGCGAGATCGCTGCTGCGGGTGCCGATACGTTCGTGGCCGGCTCGGCGATCTTCAATGCCCCGGATTACCAGGAAGTGATCGCCAAGATGCACGCCGAACTGGCGCTGGCGCGTCCATGA
- a CDS encoding iron-containing alcohol dehydrogenase, with protein sequence MSTSSFKIAHKLLTGAGAIEQLAAELTRLDVDNPLIVTDAVLVKSGTVALALEHLGGRPYEIFDRVLPDPEIAIVEDCMQAYRDGGHDGLIGVGGGSAIDIAKSVAAYAGYHGALADLFGVDQVPRKGPPLIAIPTTAGTGSEVTNVAILSDKVAQLKKGIVSDYLLPDVALISPQMTLTCPRSVTAASGVDALVHAIESYLSLNASPITDALAIGAIKLIASALPKVYANPANLQARDDMATASLMAGMAFGNAGVGAVHALAYPLGGRFNIAHGVSNALLLPYVMHWNKLACVERMRDIAQAMGVNVSGLSVNDAADQAVEAMTKLCAAVEIPAGLRSFGVPEEAIPAMATEAAGIERLMRNNPRQLSAADIEKIYRAAY encoded by the coding sequence ATGAGTACTTCCTCATTCAAGATCGCCCACAAACTGCTCACCGGCGCTGGCGCCATTGAGCAGCTCGCCGCCGAACTCACCCGCCTGGATGTGGATAACCCGTTGATCGTCACCGATGCCGTGCTGGTCAAGTCCGGCACGGTGGCGCTGGCGCTCGAGCATTTGGGCGGCCGCCCGTATGAAATTTTCGACCGCGTGCTGCCCGACCCGGAAATCGCCATTGTCGAAGACTGCATGCAGGCCTACCGCGATGGCGGGCACGATGGCCTGATCGGCGTGGGCGGCGGCAGTGCCATCGACATCGCCAAGAGCGTCGCCGCTTACGCCGGTTACCACGGCGCCCTGGCGGATTTGTTCGGGGTCGACCAGGTGCCGCGCAAGGGCCCGCCGTTGATCGCCATTCCCACCACGGCGGGCACCGGCTCGGAGGTGACCAACGTGGCAATCCTCTCGGACAAGGTCGCGCAGCTGAAAAAAGGCATCGTCAGCGACTACCTGCTGCCGGATGTGGCGCTGATCAGCCCGCAAATGACCCTCACTTGTCCCCGCAGCGTCACCGCCGCCAGTGGCGTCGACGCACTGGTGCATGCCATTGAATCCTACCTGTCGCTGAACGCCTCGCCGATCACCGATGCGCTGGCGATCGGCGCGATCAAGCTGATTGCCAGCGCACTGCCCAAGGTTTACGCCAACCCGGCCAACCTGCAGGCCCGTGACGACATGGCCACCGCCAGCCTGATGGCCGGCATGGCCTTCGGCAATGCCGGCGTGGGCGCGGTGCATGCGCTGGCGTATCCGTTGGGCGGCCGGTTCAACATCGCCCATGGCGTGAGCAATGCGCTGTTGCTGCCCTATGTGATGCACTGGAACAAGCTGGCCTGTGTCGAGCGGATGCGCGACATCGCCCAGGCCATGGGCGTGAATGTCAGCGGGCTGAGCGTGAATGATGCCGCCGACCAGGCTGTCGAGGCGATGACGAAACTCTGCGCCGCCGTCGAAATCCCGGCCGGCCTGCGCAGTTTCGGCGTGCCTGAGGAGGCTATCCCGGCGATGGCCACTGAAGCGGCGGGCATCGAACGCCTGATGCGCAATAACCCGCGCCAGCTCAGCGCGGCCGATATCGAGAAAATCTACCGGGCGGCGTACTAG
- a CDS encoding ABC transporter permease, which translates to MLSPYMSPVERLWFYSLRILCGLILLFLILPVLVIIPLSFNSGSFLVYPLQGFSLQWYQDFFASAEWMRALRNSIIVAPAATVLAMVFGTLAAIGLTRGNFPGKALVMALVISPMVVPVVIIGVASYLFFAPLGLGNSFFSLIVVHAVLGVPFVIITVSATLQGFNHNLVRAAASLGASPLTAFRRVTLPLIAPGVISGALFAFATSFDEVVVTLFLAGPEQATLPRQMFSGIRENLSPTIAAAATLLIGFSVVLLLTLEWLRGRGEKLRTAQV; encoded by the coding sequence ATGCTGAGCCCTTATATGTCACCGGTGGAGCGGCTGTGGTTCTACAGCCTGCGGATTCTGTGTGGCCTGATCCTGCTGTTCCTGATCCTGCCGGTACTGGTGATCATCCCGCTGTCGTTCAACAGCGGCAGTTTCCTGGTGTATCCGTTGCAGGGCTTTTCGCTGCAGTGGTATCAGGACTTCTTCGCCTCGGCCGAATGGATGCGCGCCCTGCGCAACAGCATCATCGTCGCCCCGGCGGCCACGGTGCTGGCGATGGTGTTCGGCACGCTGGCGGCGATTGGCCTGACCCGTGGCAACTTCCCCGGCAAGGCATTGGTGATGGCCCTGGTGATTTCGCCGATGGTGGTGCCGGTGGTGATTATCGGCGTGGCCAGTTACCTGTTCTTTGCCCCGCTGGGTCTGGGTAACAGCTTCTTCTCGTTGATCGTGGTGCATGCGGTGCTGGGCGTGCCGTTTGTGATCATTACCGTGTCGGCGACCTTGCAGGGTTTCAACCACAATCTGGTGCGGGCCGCGGCCAGCCTGGGCGCGTCACCGTTGACCGCGTTTCGCCGGGTGACCTTGCCGCTGATCGCGCCGGGGGTGATTTCCGGGGCGCTGTTTGCCTTCGCCACCTCGTTCGATGAAGTGGTGGTGACGTTGTTTCTCGCAGGGCCGGAGCAAGCCACGTTGCCACGGCAGATGTTCAGCGGCATTCGGGAAAACCTCAGCCCGACGATTGCAGCGGCGGCGACGTTGCTGATCGGGTTTTCAGTGGTGCTGTTGCTGACGCTTGAATGGCTGCGCGGGCGGGGCGAAAAGCTGCGTACCGCACAGGTCTGA
- a CDS encoding ABC transporter permease yields MALAIPTLKQRLARAERLNRWKAQALIAPLVLFLLLVFLVPIVALLYKSVGNPEVVAGLPRTVVAVTAWDGRGLPGESVYQALSEDLGEARKNQTLGDLSKRLNMELAGYRSLLTKTARALPFADAPASYKAALETLDERWGDPAYWQAIRRNTSSLTPYYLLAAVDHRIDDLGEIAPATPDQAIYLDIFARTFWMGLVITVVCLLLAYPLAYLLANLPARKSNLLMILVLLPFWTSILVRVAAWIVLLQSGGLINSALMGMGLIDTPLELVFNRTGVYISMVHILLPFMILPIYSVMKGISPTYMRAAISLGCHPFASFWRVYFPQTYAGVGAGCLLVFILAIGYYITPALLGSPNDQMVSYFVAFYTNTSINWGMATALGGLLLLATVLLYLIYNRLVGASRLRLS; encoded by the coding sequence ATGGCCCTCGCCATTCCCACCCTCAAGCAGCGCCTGGCCCGTGCCGAGCGGCTCAACCGCTGGAAGGCCCAGGCCTTGATTGCGCCGCTGGTGCTGTTTTTGCTGCTGGTGTTCCTGGTGCCCATTGTTGCGCTGCTCTACAAAAGCGTCGGCAACCCGGAAGTGGTCGCAGGCCTGCCGCGCACAGTGGTGGCAGTGACGGCCTGGGACGGTCGTGGCTTGCCCGGCGAGTCGGTGTACCAGGCGCTCAGTGAGGACCTGGGCGAAGCGCGCAAAAACCAGACCCTGGGCGATCTGTCCAAGCGCTTGAACATGGAACTGGCCGGCTATCGCAGCCTGCTGACCAAAACCGCGCGGGCGCTGCCGTTTGCCGACGCGCCGGCCTCTTATAAAGCTGCGCTGGAAACCCTCGACGAACGTTGGGGCGACCCCGCGTACTGGCAGGCGATCCGACGCAATACCAGCAGCCTGACGCCTTACTACCTGCTGGCGGCCGTCGATCACCGTATCGACGACCTGGGCGAAATCGCGCCGGCCACCCCGGACCAGGCCATCTATCTGGATATCTTCGCCCGCACATTCTGGATGGGCCTGGTCATCACCGTGGTCTGCCTGCTGCTGGCCTATCCCCTGGCGTACCTGCTGGCCAACCTGCCGGCGCGTAAAAGCAACCTGCTGATGATCCTGGTATTGCTGCCGTTCTGGACCTCGATCCTGGTGCGGGTGGCGGCGTGGATCGTACTGCTGCAATCCGGCGGCCTGATCAACAGCGCCCTGATGGGCATGGGCCTGATCGATACGCCGCTGGAGTTGGTGTTCAACCGTACCGGTGTGTACATCTCCATGGTGCATATCCTGCTGCCGTTCATGATCCTGCCGATCTACAGCGTGATGAAGGGCATTTCGCCAACCTACATGCGTGCGGCGATTTCCCTGGGCTGTCACCCCTTCGCCAGCTTCTGGCGCGTGTACTTCCCGCAGACCTACGCCGGTGTCGGCGCCGGTTGCCTGTTGGTGTTTATTCTGGCGATTGGCTACTACATTACCCCGGCCTTGCTGGGCAGCCCGAACGACCAGATGGTCAGCTACTTCGTGGCCTTCTATACCAACACCAGCATCAACTGGGGCATGGCCACGGCGCTGGGCGGCTTGCTGCTGCTGGCGACGGTGCTGTTGTACCTGATCTACAACCGGCTGGTGGGCGCCAGTCGCCTGCGCCTGAGCTGA
- a CDS encoding ABC transporter substrate-binding protein has protein sequence MLRSLKYSALAIGLMGATQAMAGPDLTVVSFGGANKAAQVKAFYAPWESAGNGKIIAGEYNGEMAKVKAMVDTKSVSWDLVEVESPELSRGCDEDMFEPLDPKLFGNGADYVKGAIQPCGVGFFVWSTVLAYNADKLASAPTSWADFWDTKKFPGKRGLRKGAKYTLEFALMADGVAPKDVYKVLAGKDGQDRAFKKLDELKPSIQWWEAGAQPPQYLASGDVVMSSAYNGRIAAVQKESNLKVVWNGGIYDFDAWAIPKGLAKDRAEAAKKFIAFSVQPQQQKIYSENIAYGPANTQAVPLLAKDVLKDMPTTPENIANQVQIDVSFWADNGEQLEQRFNSWAAK, from the coding sequence ATGTTGAGATCCCTTAAGTATTCGGCCCTGGCTATCGGCCTGATGGGCGCGACACAGGCCATGGCAGGCCCGGACCTGACCGTCGTTTCCTTTGGCGGCGCGAACAAGGCGGCCCAGGTCAAGGCCTTCTATGCCCCGTGGGAAAGCGCGGGCAACGGCAAGATCATTGCTGGTGAATACAACGGTGAGATGGCCAAGGTCAAAGCCATGGTCGACACCAAGAGCGTGTCCTGGGACCTGGTGGAAGTGGAGTCGCCTGAACTGTCCCGTGGTTGCGACGAAGACATGTTCGAGCCCCTGGACCCAAAACTGTTCGGCAACGGCGCCGACTACGTGAAGGGGGCGATCCAGCCCTGCGGCGTGGGCTTCTTCGTGTGGTCGACCGTGCTGGCCTACAACGCCGACAAACTGGCGTCCGCACCCACCAGTTGGGCGGATTTCTGGGACACCAAAAAATTCCCTGGCAAGCGTGGCCTGCGCAAAGGCGCCAAATACACCCTGGAATTTGCGCTGATGGCCGACGGCGTGGCGCCCAAGGACGTCTATAAAGTGCTGGCCGGCAAGGATGGCCAGGACCGTGCGTTCAAGAAACTCGACGAACTCAAGCCGTCGATCCAGTGGTGGGAAGCCGGTGCACAGCCGCCGCAATACCTGGCCTCGGGTGACGTCGTGATGAGCTCGGCCTACAACGGCCGGATCGCCGCCGTGCAGAAAGAAAGCAACCTCAAAGTGGTGTGGAACGGCGGCATCTACGACTTCGACGCCTGGGCCATTCCAAAAGGCCTGGCCAAGGATCGCGCCGAAGCGGCGAAAAAATTCATCGCCTTCTCGGTGCAGCCGCAGCAGCAGAAGATCTATTCGGAAAACATCGCCTACGGCCCGGCCAACACCCAGGCCGTGCCGTTGCTGGCCAAAGACGTGCTCAAGGACATGCCGACCACGCCGGAAAATATCGCCAACCAGGTGCAGATCGATGTGAGCTTCTGGGCCGATAACGGCGAGCAGCTCGAGCAGCGCTTCAATTCCTGGGCCGCCAAGTAA
- a CDS encoding ABC transporter ATP-binding protein: MSEVDSNDVLVSFRGVQKSYDGENLIVKDLNLEIRKGEFLTLLGPSGSGKTTSLMMLAGFETPTAGEIQLAGRSINNVPPHKRDIGMVFQNYALFPHMTVAENLAFPLSVRGLSKTDISERVKRVLSMVQLDAFAQRYPAQLSGGQQQRVALARALVFEPQLVLMDEPLGALDKQLREHMQMEIKHLHQRLGVTVVYVTHDQGEALTMSDRVAVFHQGEIQQIATPRSLYEEPKNTFVANFIGENNRLNGRLHSHTGERCVVELARGEKVEALAVNVGSIGGPVTLSVRPERVSLNGASDGCINRFSGRVAEFIYLGDHVRVRLEVCGKTDFFVKQPIAELDPALTVGDVVPIGWQVEHVRALDPLLEAN; this comes from the coding sequence ATGAGCGAGGTGGATTCAAATGATGTGCTGGTCAGCTTTCGTGGCGTGCAGAAAAGCTACGATGGCGAAAACCTGATCGTCAAAGACCTCAACCTGGAGATTCGCAAGGGCGAGTTCCTCACCCTGCTCGGGCCGTCCGGTTCGGGCAAGACCACCAGCCTGATGATGCTGGCCGGCTTTGAAACACCCACCGCCGGCGAAATCCAGCTGGCCGGGCGCTCGATCAATAACGTGCCGCCGCACAAGCGCGACATCGGCATGGTGTTCCAGAACTATGCATTGTTCCCGCACATGACCGTGGCCGAGAACCTGGCGTTTCCCCTGTCCGTGCGTGGCTTGAGCAAGACCGACATCAGCGAACGGGTCAAGCGCGTGCTGAGCATGGTCCAGCTCGACGCGTTCGCCCAGCGCTACCCGGCGCAACTGTCCGGGGGCCAGCAACAGCGGGTAGCGTTGGCCCGCGCCTTGGTGTTCGAGCCGCAACTGGTGCTGATGGACGAACCCCTCGGCGCCCTCGACAAGCAACTGCGCGAACACATGCAGATGGAAATCAAGCATCTGCATCAGCGCCTCGGCGTGACCGTGGTGTATGTGACTCATGACCAGGGCGAAGCCTTGACCATGTCCGACCGCGTGGCGGTGTTTCACCAGGGCGAAATCCAGCAGATCGCCACGCCGCGCAGCCTGTATGAAGAGCCGAAAAATACCTTTGTGGCCAACTTCATCGGCGAAAACAACCGTCTCAATGGCCGTCTGCACAGCCACACCGGCGAGCGCTGTGTGGTGGAGTTGGCGCGTGGCGAAAAGGTCGAGGCGCTGGCGGTGAACGTCGGCTCGATCGGCGGCCCGGTGACGCTGTCGGTGCGTCCGGAGCGCGTCAGCCTCAATGGCGCAAGTGACGGTTGCATCAACCGTTTTTCCGGGCGGGTGGCAGAGTTCATCTACCTGGGCGACCACGTGCGTGTGCGCCTGGAAGTCTGCGGCAAGACCGATTTTTTCGTGAAACAACCGATCGCCGAGCTGGACCCGGCCCTGACGGTCGGCGACGTAGTACCGATTGGCTGGCAAGTCGAGCACGTTCGCGCACTCGACCCACTTCTAGAGGCGAATTGA
- a CDS encoding response regulator — protein MIRVLVAEDHTIVREGIKQLIGLAKDLLVVGEASNGEQLLETLRHVPCEVVLLDISMPGVNGLEAIARIRALSNPPAILVLSMHDEAQMAARALKVGAAGYATKDSDPALLLMAIRKVAAGGRYIDPDLADRMVFEVGLTDSRPLHSLLSEREFSVFERLAQGANVNDIALQLALSSKTISTHKARLMQKLNITSLAELVKYAMEHKLL, from the coding sequence GTGATCCGCGTACTGGTAGCCGAAGACCACACCATTGTCCGGGAAGGCATCAAGCAATTGATCGGCCTGGCCAAGGACCTGCTGGTGGTAGGCGAAGCGAGCAATGGCGAGCAATTGCTCGAGACCCTGCGCCATGTGCCGTGCGAGGTGGTGTTGCTGGATATCTCCATGCCCGGCGTGAATGGCCTGGAGGCTATCGCGCGTATCCGCGCGCTGAGCAACCCGCCGGCGATCCTGGTGCTGTCCATGCACGATGAGGCGCAAATGGCCGCCCGCGCCCTGAAGGTGGGTGCGGCCGGCTATGCCACCAAGGACAGCGACCCGGCATTGCTGTTGATGGCGATTCGCAAGGTCGCGGCGGGTGGGCGCTATATCGACCCGGACCTGGCAGACCGCATGGTCTTCGAAGTCGGCCTGACGGATTCGCGCCCCTTGCACTCGCTGCTGTCGGAGCGCGAGTTTTCGGTGTTCGAACGTCTGGCACAAGGCGCCAACGTCAACGACATCGCCCTGCAGTTGGCCCTGAGCAGCAAAACCATCAGCACGCACAAGGCGCGCTTGATGCAAAAGCTCAATATCACCTCCCTGGCCGAGTTGGTGAAGTACGCCATGGAACACAAGCTGCTGTAG
- a CDS encoding sensor histidine kinase — protein sequence MGFRLLLVIGCLCVALMANAAPAPVVPQAQLDAQQRAWLAQHPQLRVGLVLQAPYAQYDRRLQRLSGANVELMQWLARALGIELTWRNFPDQQQLEAAVRDGEVDIAPGLQQTPAGLRLWLFSDPYMRVPQHIVGIREGGGAVELEKLDAQSRIAVRMPSTVAEYLRSTYPNLNLQGVPMERQALQLLVSRQARYAVVDEAQLGRLSGEAEFAGLAVVGDIGLPQLLRVATRREWPQLAGIMQSALRAIPARDLDQLHSRWLQPQYPRLSNAMGVWKNLSVLLGLLLLASLAAVLWQRRQQRNLEHDLLAAREESAARAAGAEALRLTQFSIDQSTVGILWVNWDSHVRYANRAAETMLGYGAGALIERPLIDFDPTLTMDRWLNLWKRGRASEEGAQTFATDCLRADGSILPADVSLSFLRFADGEYLVVYLTDVTERRRYVAALLQSEAQLRQLSAHLETVREEEKARIAREVHDELGQMLTVLKLETSMCELAYAQLDPGLNERLNSMKRLIAQLFQLVRDVATALRPPILDAGIASAIEWQARRFEARTQIPCLVRVPENPPILSDAKAIGLFRILQEALTNVMRHAQAHTVELTLGVDGPNLRLTISDDGIGFVQAQGRAVSFGLVGMRERVLIMGGQLSLVSELGEGTTLSVTVPLDA from the coding sequence ATGGGTTTTCGCTTGCTGCTGGTTATCGGCTGTCTATGTGTTGCCTTGATGGCGAACGCGGCGCCTGCCCCCGTCGTGCCCCAGGCGCAACTGGATGCGCAGCAGCGTGCGTGGCTGGCGCAGCACCCGCAACTGCGGGTGGGCCTGGTGTTGCAGGCGCCTTACGCGCAATACGACCGACGGCTGCAGCGGTTGTCCGGGGCCAATGTCGAGTTGATGCAGTGGCTGGCCAGGGCGCTGGGCATCGAGCTGACCTGGCGCAACTTTCCCGATCAGCAGCAATTGGAGGCCGCCGTGCGCGACGGCGAGGTGGACATCGCCCCCGGCCTGCAGCAAACCCCGGCCGGCTTGCGCCTGTGGTTGTTCAGCGACCCTTATATGCGTGTGCCCCAGCATATCGTCGGTATTCGTGAAGGCGGCGGCGCGGTGGAGCTGGAAAAACTCGACGCACAATCGCGCATCGCGGTGCGCATGCCCAGCACGGTGGCCGAATATCTGCGCAGCACCTATCCCAACCTCAACCTGCAAGGCGTGCCCATGGAGCGCCAGGCCCTGCAGTTACTGGTGAGCCGGCAGGCCCGCTATGCGGTGGTGGATGAGGCGCAACTGGGCCGGTTGTCCGGCGAGGCGGAGTTTGCCGGGCTGGCGGTGGTCGGCGATATCGGCCTGCCGCAGTTGCTGCGGGTGGCCACGCGGCGTGAATGGCCGCAGCTGGCCGGCATCATGCAAAGCGCCTTGCGGGCGATACCCGCCCGCGACCTCGACCAATTGCACAGCCGCTGGCTGCAACCTCAGTACCCGCGTTTATCAAACGCCATGGGCGTGTGGAAAAACCTCAGCGTGCTGCTTGGGCTATTACTGCTCGCCAGCCTCGCCGCGGTGCTCTGGCAGCGCCGCCAACAACGCAACCTGGAGCACGACCTGTTGGCGGCGCGAGAGGAAAGTGCGGCGCGCGCCGCTGGCGCTGAAGCCTTGCGCCTGACGCAGTTTTCCATCGATCAAAGTACGGTCGGCATCCTGTGGGTCAATTGGGACAGTCACGTGCGTTACGCCAATCGCGCCGCCGAAACCATGCTCGGCTATGGCGCTGGCGCATTGATCGAGCGACCGCTGATCGATTTCGACCCGACATTGACCATGGACCGCTGGCTCAATCTGTGGAAGCGAGGGCGGGCCAGCGAGGAGGGCGCGCAGACCTTCGCCACCGACTGCCTGCGCGCCGACGGCAGCATCCTGCCGGCAGACGTGTCGTTGAGTTTCCTGCGCTTTGCCGACGGCGAGTACCTGGTGGTTTACCTGACTGACGTCACCGAGCGCCGCCGTTATGTGGCCGCCCTGCTGCAAAGCGAGGCACAGTTGCGCCAATTGTCAGCCCACCTGGAAACGGTGCGCGAAGAAGAAAAGGCGCGTATCGCCCGCGAAGTACACGACGAGCTTGGGCAGATGCTCACCGTGCTCAAGCTGGAAACCTCAATGTGTGAATTGGCCTATGCGCAACTCGACCCGGGCCTGAACGAGCGCTTGAACAGCATGAAGCGCCTGATAGCCCAGCTTTTTCAATTGGTCCGTGATGTCGCCACGGCGCTGCGCCCGCCGATTCTCGACGCCGGCATTGCCTCGGCCATCGAATGGCAGGCGCGACGCTTCGAAGCGCGCACGCAGATTCCCTGCCTGGTTCGCGTCCCGGAAAACCCGCCGATACTGAGCGACGCCAAGGCCATCGGCCTGTTCCGCATCCTGCAGGAGGCGCTGACCAATGTGATGCGCCATGCCCAGGCGCATACTGTGGAGCTGACGCTGGGCGTGGATGGCCCGAACCTGCGGCTGACCATCAGCGATGACGGTATCGGTTTCGTGCAGGCGCAGGGGCGAGCGGTATCGTTCGGTCTGGTCGGCATGCGCGAACGGGTACTGATCATGGGCGGGCAGTTGAGCCTGGTCAGCGAGTTGGGGGAGGGCACCACCCTGAGCGTCACGGTGCCGTTGGATGCATAA
- a CDS encoding alpha/beta hydrolase family protein → MPPLNRSALPALCLSLLFTSAFSVQAADAPAAVAEKPAERQPLPERSEAEARALERQVAQQEQQQLQAGSESFLALWRPANSAEPQGVVIIVPSAGENADWPQAIGPLRRKLPDAAWGTLSLSLPDVNLDTLPPRVIEPPKAAVDTSSKDGSTVAKPVEQAASAEAEGTDPAVVPGADEQDKTDAKRIFDRIDAAVAFAQTQGARSVALLGHGTGAWWAARYLSEKQPAQVQKLVMVAGKTPAARQPDLQQLAPALKVPTADVFYQDGAQDGKNALARLQAAKRGKNDGYKPVQLHALPGNDAAEQEQLYRRVRGWLSPQASAD, encoded by the coding sequence ATGCCACCTCTAAACCGTTCGGCACTGCCAGCATTGTGCCTGTCGCTGCTATTTACCAGCGCCTTTTCTGTTCAAGCCGCCGATGCGCCTGCAGCCGTCGCGGAAAAACCCGCCGAGCGCCAGCCCTTGCCCGAGCGCAGCGAGGCAGAAGCCCGCGCGCTCGAACGCCAGGTTGCGCAACAGGAACAACAACAATTGCAGGCCGGCAGCGAGTCGTTCCTGGCCCTGTGGAGGCCCGCCAACAGCGCCGAACCCCAGGGCGTGGTGATTATCGTGCCAAGTGCCGGCGAAAATGCCGACTGGCCGCAAGCGATCGGCCCGTTGCGGCGCAAACTGCCGGACGCTGCCTGGGGCACCCTCAGCCTGTCATTGCCGGACGTCAATCTGGACACCTTGCCGCCACGCGTCATCGAGCCGCCCAAAGCGGCGGTCGATACCAGCAGCAAGGACGGCAGCACGGTCGCCAAACCCGTCGAACAGGCCGCCAGCGCGGAAGCCGAAGGCACTGACCCGGCAGTGGTACCGGGCGCGGATGAACAGGACAAGACCGACGCCAAACGTATCTTCGACCGCATCGACGCTGCCGTCGCCTTCGCCCAGACCCAGGGCGCCCGCAGTGTGGCACTGCTCGGTCACGGCACCGGCGCATGGTGGGCTGCGCGTTACCTGAGCGAGAAACAACCCGCCCAGGTGCAGAAATTGGTGATGGTGGCCGGCAAGACACCCGCCGCTCGTCAACCGGACCTGCAGCAATTGGCCCCAGCGCTGAAAGTACCTACGGCGGATGTGTTCTACCAGGACGGCGCCCAGGACGGCAAAAACGCATTGGCCCGTCTCCAGGCGGCCAAACGCGGCAAGAATGACGGCTACAAGCCGGTACAACTCCACGCCCTGCCCGGCAATGATGCCGCCGAGCAGGAGCAGCTATATCGGCGAGTGCGCGGCTGGTTGAGCCCGCAGGCCAGTGCCGACTGA